The Hordeum vulgare subsp. vulgare chromosome 4H, MorexV3_pseudomolecules_assembly, whole genome shotgun sequence genomic interval TGGCGACATGGTGCTGCACGGCGTACATGGTAAGGACGCAGCGCCAGAGCTCGCGCCACTTGGAGTAACTGCCGGACTGGACGTCCAACTTAAAGGGGATGAGATTGCCGATGTTGTGGAGAGAGTGGATGGAGGGGacggtggcggcggaggaggaggccgtggcatCGGTAAGAAGGGGAGTAGCCGGCAGGGTCATGGCGGAGGAGGCTATGGCTGGGGGGACCGCGGCGACGGGGGAGACGGGCTCAGGCGAGGAGAGCACCGGGTTTGTGGCGGGAGGGGAGTCGCCTGGGAGATCGCCGGAGGGCGCATCAGAGGCCATGGCCGAAAAAAAAGAAGGTGTGGCTCTGATTACCAAGATGAAAGGAGATATTTACTGTATATTCATCATCAGCTgttacacacatatatatacacagAGTGCTACAATGGCACTAGCGCCGGAGGTGGCAGGAGTGTGTAACGGCACTAGCGCATGCAGGCGCGACGTGCGCATGCGGGGCGACGTGCGCGGGCGCATCTCCTCCCGCTAGACCCGGTCAGGTTGCGGGCGTGGACGTCTTCCAACAGAAATGTCGCTGAGTGACCATTCCTCGTCGAGTTTAACAAGCTCCTAGTCAAGGTGGCGACAGGGTCGCGCAACCGTCTCCGTGGTGGTGAGCGGCTGGTTGCGGGCTCAGGTAGTGGAGGAAGTTCTCGTGCGCCTTCGTAGTCGCCGACAGCGCCTCCTCCTTAACGACCTTGTCGCCCCAGTCGCATCGCTTGGCATGAATGTCGTAGAAGCACGTCCGCTTTGGAGCGACACAAACTAGCATGAAAGCGCGACAGCCATTTCATGCAGATACGGTTTTTTGGATGGAAAGGGTTTTAAAAGAGACCGGAGTGACGGGTCCGTATGCGGCAATGGTCCTGACCCCCGCAAAAACCCTCGCTCTGCATCCGATTTACGCTAAAACATAAATCCAGATTGCTCCATGGATTGATGGTACCGGGTTGAAATGACAAACGGTTGCAGGTGGTTTAAGAACCTGCGTTGGAAATGCCCTAAGGATGCTAAGGATTGTTTGAGATATAATATCCAGTACACTTTGCTTTGCATTATGGCTGCTATTTCCATTTCCTTTTGACGGAAATGCCCTAAGGATGTCCGTTGTTTTGGGAAGTGGCCCTCGACCTTAAATTAGTTCGGTAAACAGTAAAATtggaaaagaataaaaaaagcaGAATTTTTTGAATATATTATGACATAAAAGATATTCAACATTTGTATTAtgacattttatatttttttgtcaaAAATATTGACAAAAAAATTACATGCTCAGAACATTTTATCTTGAAATCACATTCCTGAAAGTCACGACAAAAAGAAAAATTGAGGCTTTAAAAATGTTACTTTCAAAAGCATTTTAGAAtgctgattttatttttcttgccaCGACTTTCATGGATGTTTAAGATCAAATTTTATGGGCACGTAAAACATTTGTGTATGTTTGCCGACTGGCCAACGGCACCGCTGCCGTCATCCGTGTCGTCGTCGTCAGAGTAGTACTTTCGGTGGTGGAAGGGTGCGGTGGCGCGGCAGCCCTGCCCAGCATTCATATTTAACTTGAGGGGTTGACTACATCCAAAGTTGactgagttcttgtttttttgtcaGTCGACTGACCACAAATTTTCGTTCAGCCGATCTGCTCAAGCATATTTGTAGGTGGATTTGGTCAAGCATTCTCCTTAATAAATCGACCAAGCATTTACAGGGCCGCTTTAGTCCAATACTGCTAACGTATTAAATATaattcttttaagatatttcactagtagtccacatacagaacaaaatgagtgaatctatactctaaagtatgtctatatatatacatctgtatgtagtccactaataaaacctttttaaagacttatatttagaaacgaagggagtagattACATGCTGCTTCAACTCAGACGAGAAAGTCGACTGAGACTAAAAAAAAGATTCCAGGTGACCGTAGAATTGCAAATATGATTAACATATGGATTCCGATTTAAGTTCGTAACACAAAACTGTGCGCAATACAAACTCATTAACCCGGTAGTTCTTGAGCCGAGGCAACAATAAAGAAGCATACAAATTTGTTAGCCCGATAACCAAAAAAGGGAAAGGTATAAGTCGTCTAAAATTCTAATATTTGTGGTAGTGCCACCTTAaagaataaatgaaaaagaataacAACTAATCGAAGGGATTGACTACAGGACGTTCgactagtttttctttttctttgttttttgggTTAGTGGACTGGCCACAAATTTCTTTCAGCCGATTTGATCGAGCATTCTTTGTAAGTGGATTTGGTCAAGCAGTGTGATTAATTAATCGGTAAGCGTTGGACCATGGACTGCTAAGCTAGCCTCTTTTGTGTGTGGATCGCCGGTTCCTCCAAGCCAGACAAGAAAAATCAACTGAACCGAAAAAATATTTCAGGTAATCGAAAAATAGCAAAAGATGATTAACATATTAGTTCCATTTCAAGTTTGTAAGATAAAATTAAGCGCAATACTTGTTAACACGTTTGTTCTTGGGCTGAGGCAACAACAAAGCACAATAAAAACTCATTAACCCGATaaccaaaagaagaagaaaagtgaaGTCATCTAAAGTTCTATACTTGTGGTGGTGTCAccttaataaataaataaataaacaaaaaaggAAGTGGCATTGGTATTCAAATATCCAATTATGAGCCCGGACTCACATGCATCCAATGGACAGTAAAATTAAAAGAAATACtagaaaattcaaaaaattccaaaTAAATATTGCCTGTCAGATATTTTACTGTGTCATGTGTGTGTCAAATTTCAAAGCATTTGGACATCTGAGTAGGTCTTTTAAAAAACAACAAAATCGGATACAAACAGTAAAAAAAAATCACAGAccttaaatttgtcttttttgccgagAGCTACTCAGACATTCAAATGCTTTGAAATTTGGCACATACATCACACACTCAATCATCTTTCTCCACAAAGAaatggattttttttattttttagtatTTTCAACAATTTTGAGCCAAAGCACCTTTATTAGTGTTCTTTTCTAAATATCAACAATCAAAGGCTTAACTTTTCTACTAGTCAGTTTTCAAATTCAGTATCACAAAACCTAGGCTAAAAATTACTACTCGGTATCAACAATTAAAGGCTTAACTTTTCTACTAGTCAGTTTTCAAATTCAGTAACACAAGACCTAGCCTAAAAAGTACTACTCAGTATCAACAATCAAAGACTGAACTTTTCTATTAGTCAGTTTTGAAATTCAGTAACACAAAACCTAGCCTAAAAAATACAACTGAATATCAATAATAAAAGGCTTAACTTCTCTACTAGTTGGTATTGAAATTCAGTAACACAAAACCTAGTCTGAAAACAAATAAGCCAAAGTCTTTTTCAGTATCAGTTTCCTCCAACACTCATCCGATTTCATCCGTCTTTTCGCAGTACCAATTTCAACACTCAACAGACAATGATGCATTCTATCTTAAGCTAATCAGGGAGTTTTATTATCGCGCCCGCGCTGGCCTGCCTAATTTGCTGTCGCCGATCGAGCTCCATAGGAAGGTAAGCAGCAGCCAGCCCTGCATATATAGTGGGAAGCGCCCACCCATGATCCATCTCGATCTCAGGCCGGGAGATCCTTGGCCTTGTCGGGTCCGTCGGGGCGGTAGGCGGCGATGGTCATGGGCTCCAGGAGCAGTGGCAGCAGCTCGTCCTGGATGACCTTGTACATCTCCCTGCAGTGCGTGTCGACGATCTTGGCGAGGTTGGAGGTCTCCTGCATGGCCCGGAGGAGCTCGTCCTCGGCCAGCACGGGCTTGACGCCCGGTGCGGCGAGCACCTTGGACAGCCGCTCGGCGTTCTCCTCCAGCTGCCACTGCTGGTGCTCGAACAGGACCTTGGCGATGGCCAGGTTGGCCTTCTCCGACGGGTAGATGCGCACCTCGTCGCCGAACATGTAGTAGGCGAAGGCGTAGGAGCGGGCGAGCACGAGGCGCGACGCCAGCAACGCCCGGTGCGCGCGGGCCAGCCAGCTGGCCTCCCTGATGAGCGGCCGGATGGCGGTGGCCGACTCCAGCAGCACCGCCCGCCTCTGGACGGCCGGCCACAGCTCCGCCTGCTCCGCCTTGCGCGAGTTGACGTGCACGTTGAACCGGTCGCAGTAGTGCGTGTAGCGCAGCATCTGCCGCCTGATGCTGTCGTAGTTGGCGGCGTGGCCGGCCTCGTCGTACCGGTTGCAGCTGTGCAGCGGATGCAGCTGCCCGCCGCACGCATAGCTGTATGTACGTAGTCACCATCAGCAATCTCATTCGCCTACGTACCAGCTCAAGCTCAAGGTGGaagagaagaagacgaagagatcGTCACTACGTAAGTACGTACCAGAGGTGCTGGCCGCACGGGCAGCTGACATGGTTGCAGCCGCCGTTCTTCTCGATGGGCCGGAGGCAGTTGGGGCAGCTCTTGGTGTTGACGGCGATCCACTTGAGGTTCTCCGACTCGCCGCGGAACTTGGCGTCCCACTTGTCCCACATGGGACACGGGCACGGCGAGTGCGCCGGCGCCGTGCAGTTGAAGCAGAAGCTTGCGCCGCAGGGGCACTCCACCTCGCAGTACCGCTCGCTGGCGTCCACGATGCGGATCGCGCGCCCGCAGTGCGGGGTGCTCGGGCACCACTTGACCGACGCGTTGTTGTCCAGGTACGAGTCGAGGACCAGGTTGTCGAAACGCTTGGCGGTGTCGGGGTACTTGCGGCCAAGGAGCCGCCGCACGGTGGCGTCGTCGCAGATGGCCGGGCACTTCACTTGCATGCAGTGGATGTGCTTCTTGCCGTTGCCCACCGACGCCAAGAAATGCTCCGTCCAACCTGAACATAGATTCATAATTAAGTGCATGTCACGGTAATAAGCAAATTTGAATGTACAATCCCTGTTTGTCGTAGCCATAGAAACAAATCCATCTTTTGCATTTTCCTCAAGATTAAATAGGCGTTGAGTAAAAATGCTTGTGAGTAGCAAAGCTACGGAGAAAGTTTCTGTCAATATTTCAGTTAACCCACAGTATTAAGGCATTGTTTGTTCATAAACCATCATTTATTTAGTGTCATGATGGTGCAAACCCCAAATTTCAGTGGAAAATGAAGAAAAATTAGCCCCATGGTGGTACAATGGGGCTTGTGGTGCTACAAGACTTTAAATAAATCCGAAAAAACtgaatatgcatcaaacataccaTAGATTTAAATCAAAATTCTATTCATAGGTAGTTCAAATTTATCCTTTTTGTTTCTCAAATTTGTGGGACAAAATTTGAATTGGAAAGTATGTTAACTTCTACATCCTCAGTTTTTTCTATGGGCGTCTCTACATCCTGGTGTTAAGAATTCCTCAAGACTTCTATTAGTGATGACTGTGGTGGTGGGGTGCTTACAGGAAAACAAGCTGACACCAGTGGGCTCCCACTACTCTTTTTTTTAAACGGGGTCAAAAGCTTTGCCCCATATATTAAATAAGGAGTTTAACAAGGCAAGTAGGAACAAATGACCCCATACAACTCAAAAAAGGCCTTACTCTTGCGGCATCAATGATCTAATGTTTGATGCCGGCAAGGTTCGAGTTAGAggctttgatcttgatcttggagaagaCGAGACGAGGCACACATAGACGAAAAATTACGGAaaacacaagcatgagaagaggcACCAACCCTTTGCGGGGAATGCCATCCGGAGGATATACCggcggccatcaatctttgaccgAGACACAATTTCCCGAGGAGGTAAGATCCACGCTATCCATGCCAAGCCAAGATTTGGTGATGTTCCAAATATGCATGGAAAAACAACATTCAAAGAGAAGGCGGCAGGCAATTCTTCATCCAGCTTGCGGAGCCGGCAAAGGCCGTAATTTGGCCAACCCTAACGCTACAGTATATCCAACATTCAAATTCTATCTTGAATCAGCAACCAAGCAAACATTTtgcattggggggggggggggggggacttttTCCAAACCGTCGGGTTCATGGACGTCATTGCGACAATCACGAACTGAGTTCGATAGGCCGAGGTTGTGTCATAAGAGCCGTATGTAGTGAGCCTTCAGATGATGCCGTTCGGGGCATGATAATCCAAGTGCAAATTTGCGAGCTTCTCCGAGAGGTCCACAAATTCACGAAGATATCGAATGGTAGATACTTTGAAGTGTCGATCAAGCGGATCCAGTTGGGCTTTAGAGACCAAACCATTGGTGGCACGGGAGATGGAGAAAATGGACGGAGCAATGTGCTTCGATAATGGCCTCTCAACCAAGGAGAGTGCCAAAACTTGGCCATCTTTCCGTTTCCAACGGTGATGGTGGTAGCGTCATAGAAAAGGTTCCAATTGTCCTCATCACAAGGCAAGCAAAGCCCAAAGCAAGGCCTCCCAGACTCCTTCCATTCCAACCACACCCACCTCAATGTAGGGGCTCAAGAGAATTTTTCCAAATGAAGaatgcccagcccaccaaggcgaCGAACAATGTCCCATTTTACTTTGCATTTTCCTCCACTGACTATATGTTCCAGACCAAAGGAAAGCTCTCATGATCTTGCTGGTGTCCTGCATGACCCCTTTTTTTTTATGCGAAGAGGAATGAGATGGTGTACGACCCAAACTCAGAGAGAATGTGAATCAGCCTGTCAATGTCCGCCTAGAAAGGCGCAATGAAAATTACGCCGGCGGAGGCAATAAAGCGAGGTGCGAAGACATGGACCTCACCCACGGAGACGGTGCAACTGTCCATCCAACGTTCGTGTCGGCCTTCAAGATACGATGCAGAGGGTCATCCGCAAGCACGGATAACAACGGCCAAAAAGGGTCTCCTTGCCGGAGGCCACCGACATGAACAAGCTGCTGTCCCGGAACACCATTTAGGATCACTCTCAAGGAGGTAGAGAGAAGGGCGGCCAACCAATCTCTGAAGCGCAAGGGAAGCCAAGCCTCTGATGTAAATCCAATAAGAACTCCGACCTAATCGAGTTAAATGCCTCTTTAATATCGAGTTTGAAAAGGAGGGTTGGAGTGTCGGAATGATGCAGCCTGCGTTCAATATTTCGGACATAAAGGAAATTATCCTGAATGCTTAGGCCATGCATGAAATTTAAATTGTTTTAAAAAACTAGGATAAAAGTCTAACTTTGCGCGAAAATTAGGGTCTCCAAATACCAATCAAAGCTTTGTTtcctctataattttttatgatgaCAAGGAAATCACAAGTAAtgctaaatcccaccaaatgtaGGTTCCAGTTAAGCAAAGTAACCGCACGAAAACAGTTGCTTGGGGGGCAACACAAAACAGGGGAGGGGCACTCACAGTCGTTGCAGAAGCAATGCCCACAGTCCATGGTGGAGACATCGGACGGCCGGGCGACGTCCTCAAAGCAGACGTTGCACGTGACAATCCGGGGCCTCTTGTGAGGCGCCGCCCTTGCACGAGTCGCCGTGCCACAGTCCTCCGGCGGCACCACGATCCCCGCATCCCTGAAGAGTCCCTCCCGCCCCCTGCGCTCGAGGAAGTCGTGGATGCGGTCCATCTTCCACCGGTGGTGCATGAGAAGAGCGCGGGCGTTGTGCCGCGCTACGTTCACCAGGTTCATGACCATGGACACATCTTGTTGCTGCAGGAAAGGGTGGATATGAGGAAGAAGAGTGGCAGTCAGGCCAACAATGTCAGGCATGATGTGGGAGTGGgattaggccctgtttggtttcaaataagtcaccaacttataagttaaaaagtgcaaaaagtgacttattttaccaaacagacccaacttataagtcacctcaacttataagtcataagttgctccaccccaacttaaaacttataagtcacccactTTTACATGaaaaggtgacttataagtcagatgacaaccaaacaggcgtgacttataagtcactggttttaagtcacctgacttataagtcaggtgatttattgaaaccaaacagggccttagttatGAGCTGGCTGTACGTATGGTCTAAATTCTTAGCCAATGCCGGCCGTTCAGTTCACCTGGGCAGCTGATAGGGACTTCCTCGTGATGGCCTGCAGCAATGAAAGTAAGAGCTTAAATCGGTTTAATCATCGGTAATGTTTTACGAAAATGACAGTGCTAGTAGTAAATCAGTAGATTGATTTTCTCCCTTTTGGGAATGGACAAAGAggattttctttctctttccgATGCAGCTCAGCAACACAAACCGGCAGCCAAAATCAGCAGGGCACCATCTAGCGAGCGAATGCAGAATCGAACTGGCGGTTTTCGCATGCAAGATTTTCTTGCAGCAACTGAATTGATTGACCATAGTAATActaatttctttttcttttgcgtCATCAAGACGGCAGACCGGACCGCGTTGGTCAGCTGTACGCTGTTTCGTTCCAGAAATAATACTACTCCAGATCGCATTGGTTGATTAACTACTAGGGTTGTAAAACCGGCCGGCCGGCCGCGGGCAGTAAACCGCACCAAACCCTCGCCGAGGCGATCCGACGATCCGGCGCCGATTCCGGCGGGGGCATCGTCGCGGAGCTATCGCGCGATTGGATTGGAGTTGGCGCGAGCGGATAGACGAGATACTACTGTACTACTGTATTACGAGTCCCCTGGTCTGATCGCTATCGCTTACCCAGTGATCCGCGCGGCGCTCCGGCTGCGGCGCGGCCTCCTCGAACAGCCCGACGTCGTCCTCGTCCGCCTCCAGCCCGtcgtcctcctccgccgcctcgtcCTCGTCGTAGTAGAGGTAGGGCTCGTCGTCGCTGGCCATGGCGATCGATGGCGGGCGGGGAAAGGCGGGGGCGGCCAAGTGAGAGCGGAGGGTTAGTTAATTATTTAGCC includes:
- the LOC123447737 gene encoding probable E3 ubiquitin-protein ligase ARI1, giving the protein MASDDEPYLYYDEDEAAEEDDGLEADEDDVGLFEEAAPQPERRADHWAITRKSLSAAQQQDVSMVMNLVNVARHNARALLMHHRWKMDRIHDFLERRGREGLFRDAGIVVPPEDCGTATRARAAPHKRPRIVTCNVCFEDVARPSDVSTMDCGHCFCNDCWTEHFLASVGNGKKHIHCMQVKCPAICDDATVRRLLGRKYPDTAKRFDNLVLDSYLDNNASVKWCPSTPHCGRAIRIVDASERYCEVECPCGASFCFNCTAPAHSPCPCPMWDKWDAKFRGESENLKWIAVNTKSCPNCLRPIEKNGGCNHVSCPCGQHLCYACGGQLHPLHSCNRYDEAGHAANYDSIRRQMLRYTHYCDRFNVHVNSRKAEQAELWPAVQRRAVLLESATAIRPLIREASWLARAHRALLASRLVLARSYAFAYYMFGDEVRIYPSEKANLAIAKVLFEHQQWQLEENAERLSKVLAAPGVKPVLAEDELLRAMQETSNLAKIVDTHCREMYKVIQDELLPLLLEPMTIAAYRPDGPDKAKDLPA